In the genome of Electrophorus electricus isolate fEleEle1 chromosome 26, fEleEle1.pri, whole genome shotgun sequence, one region contains:
- the mrpl4 gene encoding 39S ribosomal protein L4, mitochondrial, with the protein MLRSALARCGSDTIKRLVSSLSGESGLPANLRLPPNLIGAPREKRAPPTTSDLPVLRKCEADIPAHRTPTRTWLESLISRDSEHLGVVDLHPDVFSVPVRLDILHAVEVWQRNFKRISHAKVKTRAEVSGGGRKPWRQKGSGRARHGSIRSPLWRGGGIAHGPRGPTSYYYMLPMKVRVQGLKIALTSKLTQDYLHIVDSLEIPTPDAHYLQDLMKHRQWGDSVLIVDVGEEFPQNILQATASLKTVNIIPAIGLNVHSMLKHESLVLTLEAVKFLEKKLLWHDCRFTPLYPFKLPYSDLP; encoded by the exons ATGCTTCGATCTGCGTTAGCAAGATGTGGAAGTGACACAATTAAACGC TTGGTCTCATCTTTGTCCGGAGAATCCGGCCTTCCGGCAAACTTACGACTTCCACCAAATTTAATTGGGGCTCCACGAGAAA AGAGAGCTCCTCCGACCACCTCGGACCTTCCAGTGTTACGCAAATGTGAGGCTGATATTCCAGCTCATCGCACACCAACTCGGACGTGGTTGGAATCTCTAATAAGTCGTGACAGTGAACATCTAGGTGTTGTTGACCTCCACCCTGATGTCTTTTCTGTTCCTGTGAG ACTCGACATACTCCATGCTGTGGAGGTCTGGCAAAGAAATTTCAAGAGAATT AGCCATGCCAAGGTGAAGACCAGGGCAGAGGTTAGTGGGGGAGGcaggaaaccatggagacagaagGGAAGTGGACGCGCTCGGCACGGAAGCATCCGCTCGCCGTTATGGAGAGGAG GTGGCATTGCTCATGGCCCAAGAGGACCAACCAGCTACTATTACATGCTACCCATGAAGGTGCGTGTACAAGGACTCAAAATAGCACTGACCTCCAAACTGACTCAG GATTATCTTCATATTGTTGACTCATTAGAGATTCCCACACCAGATGCTCACTATCTACAGGACCTCATGAAACACAGACAGTGGGGGGACTCAGTCCTGATTGTGGATGT AGGGGAAGAATTTCCCCAGAACATTCTCCAAGCCACAGCAAGTCTGAAGACTGTGAATATAATTCCAGCAATAG GTCTGAATGTACACAGCATGCTGAAACATGAAAGTCTGGTCCTCACTCTGGAGGCGGTGAAATTTCTAGAGAAGAAGCTACTGTGGCATGATTGCAGGTTCACTCCTCTGTACCCTTTTAAACTCCCCTACAGTGACCTGCCATGA
- the ptp4a1 gene encoding protein tyrosine phosphatase type IVA 1, with protein sequence MARMNRPAPVEITYKNMRFLITHNPTNATLNKFIEELKKYGVTTVVRVCEATYDASLVAKEGIQVLDWPFDDGAPPSNQIVDDWLNLLRMKFREEPGCCIAVHCVAGLGRAPVLVALAMIECGMKYEDAVQFIRQKRRGAFNSKQLFYLEKYRPKMRLRFKDSNGHRNNCCIQ encoded by the exons ATGGCTCGTATGAATAGACCTGCCCCTGTGGAGATCACCTATAAGAATATGAGGTTTCTCATCACCCATAACCCTACCAATGCAACTCTGAATAAATTCATTGAG GAATTGAAGAAGTATGGTGTGACAACAGTCGTTAGAGTCTGTGAGGCAACTTATGATGCCAGCCTGGTGGCCAAAGAGGGTATTCAGGTTCTG GATTGGCCATTTGATGATGGCGCGCCTCCTTCTAACCAGATTGTTGATGATTGGTTAAACCTGTTGAGGATGAAGTTTAGGGAGGAGCCAGGCTGCTGCATTGCTGTCCACTGTGTAGCTGGCCTTGGAAG AGCTCCAGTCCTGGTTGCCCTTGCAATGATTGAGTGTGGCATGAAATATGAAGATGCTGTCCAGTTCATCCGACA GAAGCGGCGTGGTGCATTCAACAGTAAGCAGCTCTTCTACCTGGAGAAGTATCGTCCAAAGATGCGTCTTCGCTTCAAAGATTCAAATGGCCATCGCAACAACTGCTGTATTCAGTAG
- the si:dkey-23f9.4 gene encoding hydrolethalus syndrome protein 1 homolog isoform X4: protein MQELEFSEEEVQQQLAALGYTNIPKQRLLEFKRDLDLLIYHEKSKSQTSAEWSSSKSQSSSVKSPPVITKERVQVHNTGSNYRYIYSHGDAAYQVLTSAFNEDGHVNQGHYDAYVKHSVAPRYIRPSTAPNRLVEEAPSDICCSLLNTSQAVSPDTGLYTNGKPAIRRKVLRKHRGQSHVCDESTNSEDSAPVSELEECLDRLRVSAPQGRRDLDSVSEERGSCADTQSSATEELPSAFQAYIKSMTRSRSESDIRPRPKSFIRPVMDHPHTRNLKKNDPVAKYFQYKQDWELFKAPGERSRKELHWAIREQLMYQPPPPKPQRTYIPNNYVVPTAKKRSALRWEIRHDLANGIIPTKITYP, encoded by the exons ATGCAAGAGCTTGAATTTTCAGAGGAGGAAGTCCAGCAGCAGTTAGCTGCTCTTGGGTACACGAACATACCGAAACAAAGACTGCTTGAGTTCAAACGAG ATCTTGACTTGCTAATTTATCATGAGAAGTCAAAGAGCCAGACTTCAGCTGAGTGGAGCTCTTCAAAATCCCAGAGCAGTTCAGTCAAGAGTCCGCCTGTGATCACTAAAGAGAGAG TTCAGGTACACAATACTGGTTCCAATTACAGATACATTTACTCTCATGGTGATGCAGCATACCAG GTTCTGACCTCAGCTTTTAATGAAGATGGTCATGTGAATCAGGGTCACTATGACGCTTACGTAAAGCATTCAGTGGCTCCCCGGTACATCAGACCTTCAACAGCTCCTAACCGACTTGTAGAGGAGGCACCCTCTGACATTTGTTGCTCATTACTGAATACCAGTCAGGCTGTTAGTCCTGACACAGGCCTTTACACAAATGGAAAACCAGCTATCAGGAGAAAAGTGCTTAG GAAGCACAGGGGACAGTCTCATGTTTGTGATGAATCTACAAACAGTGAAGACTCtg cgCCTGTAAGTGAGCTGGAAGAGTGTTTGGATCGGCTGCGAGTGTCTGCTCCTCAAGGGCGGCGTGATTTGGACTCTGTCAGCGAGGAAAGGGGCAGCTGTGCTGACACACAGAGCTCAGCAACAGAAGAACTGCCCAGTGCCTTTCAGGCCTACATCAAAAGCATG ACAAGATCACGCAGTGAGAGTGACATCCGACCGCGCCCCAAATCCT TTATTCGCCCAGTTATGGATCACCCACATACAAGAAACTTGAAAAAAAATGATCCTGTAGCAAA GTATTTCCAGTATAAGCAGGATTGGGAGTTGTTCAAGGCTcctggagagaggagcaggaaggAGCTGCACTGGGCCATCAGG GAACAACTGATGTACCAGCCTCCACCA CCAAAGCCTCAGAGAACATACATCCCCAACAATTATGTGGTACCCACAGCTAAGAAACGTTCCGCCTTAAGATGGGAGATTCGACATGACTTGGCAAATGGTATCATTCCAACAAAGATCACCTACCCTTGA
- the col9a1a gene encoding collagen, type IX, alpha 1a: MVYAGIFRPSLLVILVQTVLICSAQRGPVGPRGPSGPPGLPGFPGIDGIDGERGPGPGPDGHAGPDGDDGKDGVLGRPGQPGADGLTGPRGEPGPDGPTGPKGEPGKAGPGGRPGVGEDGEAGADGKDGLPGELGKVGAPGSRGPRGPVGLPGLAGPRGPPGVWKGEELCPNACTLGLSGYSGLPGMKGHKGVKGEFGEPGRQGHKGEEGEQGGHGDPGVPGLPGPQGLRGITGIMGPKGDRGSRGADGDSGTQGIAGAPGDRGQRGKVGETGPKGNQGLGGLTGIVGLRGPKGESGLPGVDGREGIPGMPGVKGIPGKVGSPGDAGLQGLPGVPGISGAKGHSGPKGNSGDPGVAGPIGNNGKTGERGEQGEVGPAGPRGGPGERGAKGPDGPLGLPGQRGPKGNLGLPGLPGPPGFPGQQGDRGTVGLTGPKGEQGAPGEEGTPGEKGDHGDEGESGEKGSTGKPGDAGNRGPEGRRGQQGTEGPAGQTGPRGMQGDRGVPGLPGPQGQSGRTPTDQHIKQVCMRVMQEQLAQLAASLKRPEAGSAGLPGPPGPPGPPGPSGENGFPGHPGSRGLPGLKGPPGLLGSKGPKGDQGDRGDKGPTAQGPKGIPGPPGLPGEPGHPAYGSDGHDGMQGPQGLPGMPGVPGPPGPPGLNGYCEPSQCVLQALAAPQSAKEYNIKGPDGL; encoded by the exons ATGGTGTACGCAGGAATTTTCCGGCCGTCGCTATTGGTGATTTTAGTGCAAACAGTCCTTATCTGCTCCGCTCAG AGGGGCCCAGTTGGTCCGAGGGGGCCATCTGGCCCTCCAGGACTTCCTGGATTTCCTGGCATTGATGGAATTGAT GGGGAGAGGGGACCCGGCCCTGGACCAGACGGCCATGCA GGCCCAGATGGAGATGATGGAAAAGACGGAGTGCTTGGAAGACCAGGACAGCCAGGAGCAGAT GGTTTGACTGGGCCTCGTGGAGAACCTGGTCCAGATGGACCTACTGGACCGAAA GGTGAGCCTGGCAAGGCTGGACCTGGGGGGAGACCT GGGGTCGGAGAGGACGGTGaagct GGTGCCGATGGAAAAGACGGACTACCAGGAGAACTGGGCAAGGTTGGAGCCCCG GGAAGCCGAGGCCCCAGAGGACCAGTGGGCCTTCCGGGACTTGCTGGGCCGAGA GGTCCTCCTGGAGTTTGGAAGGGTGAGGAATTG TGTCCAAATGCGTGCACACTCGGACTGTCTGGCTATAGTGGGCTACCAGGTATGAAG GGACACAAAGGTGTGAAAGGTGAATTTGGTGAACCAGGAAGACAAGGCCATAAG GGTGAAGAGGGTGAACAAGGAGGCCATGGGGACCCTGGAGTGCCAGGACTAcca GGTCCACAGGGTCTTAGAGGGATCACTGGGATAATGGGTCCTAAAGGTGATAGG GGCTCACGTGGAGCAGATGGTGACAGTGGTACTCAGGGAATTGCAGGTGCCCCT GGTGATCGAGGGCAAAGAGGAAAAGTTGGTGAGACTGGACCAAAAGGAAATCAA GGGCTTGGAGGTCTAACAGGCATCGTAGGTTTACGTGGACCTAAGGGAGAATCA GGATTGCCAGGAGTGGATGGCCGTGAAGGTATCCCAGGAATGCCAGGGGTTAAG GGTATCCCTGGAAAAGTGGGGTCTCCTGGTGATGCTGGCCTTCAAGGCCTGCCT GGTGTGCCAGGCATCTCAGGGGCAAAGGGTCATAGTGGGCCAAAG GGTAACTCTGGTGATCCAGGGGTGGCAGGACCAATTGGGAACAATGGAAAAACA GGTGAACGTGGAGAGCAGGGGGAGGTGGGACCAGCAGGACCCAGAGGTGGGCCA GGTGAGAGAGGAGCGAAAGGTCCAGATGGACCACTAGGATTGCCAGGTCAGAGG GGGCCTAAGGGGAATCTGGGCCTACCTGGTCTTCCAGGTCCACCTGGTTTCCCTGGTCAGCAAGGTGACAGG GGCACAGTTGGTCTTACTGGTCCAAAAGGTGAACAA GGAGCACCCGGTGAGGAGGGTACCCCAGGAGAAAAAGGAGATCAT GGTGATGAGGGAGAGTCTGGAGAGAAGGGATCA ACAGGAAAGCCAGGTGACGCAGGGAACCGAGGGCCAGAGGGTAGGCGTGGACAGCAGGGCACTGAAGGCCCGGCAGGACAGACAGGACCGCGGGGCATGCAGGGAGACCGCGGGGTACCCGGGCTACCCGGGCCACAGGGGCAATCG GGCCGCACTCCAACAGATCAACACATCAAGCAGGTCTGCATGAGGGTTATGCAAG AGCAGCTAGCTCAACTTGCAGCCAGCCTGAAGAGGCCAGAGGCTGGCAGTGCCGGGTTGCCAGGTCCTCCTGGTCCTCCCGGTCCCCCTGGACCCTCAGGAGAGAATGGCTTCCCAGGGCATCCTGGATCCAGAGGGTTGCCAGGTCTTAAAGGACCCCCTGGACTGCTGGGGAGTAAAGGACCTAAag GTGAccaaggagacagaggagacaaaGGACCTACAGCACAAGGGCCGAAAGGCAtacctggacctcctggacttCCAG GTGAGCCTGGGCACCCGGCATATGGTAGCGACGGGCATGACGGAATGCAAGGGCCTCAGGGGTTGCCAGGAATGCCCGGCGTTCCAGGACCTCCTGGGCCTCCTGGCCTTAACGGATACTGCGAGCCATCGCAATGTGTTCTCCAGGCTCTGGCGGCTCCACAGTCTGCCAAAGAGTACAACATCAAGGGACCGGATGGCCTTTGA
- the si:dkey-23f9.4 gene encoding uncharacterized protein si:dkey-23f9.4 isoform X1, protein MKENEEERDTYCVAVDNTTEGIGGKPGAGRKCSSQLECLIDRLKNEEPASDDLESEREMECFASEACKSVMTSKLTGREEQESEREGSGCFVNQDGLKSMKKGRMDYGPIGTSVKQIMDSRQEWRGSFLNKNNTFFSVDGKEWTDESYTKQGEMKIGCTVSRQKWEHSAEQHEGEERLDEDVCGDKVFEDNPGSVGSPAASILTSGYGTCRLDSLKDDLDCLDCRGDCTLTLHSDSERPNDIYWEDDSGLSWYQGSLALQASGQQIPSLSVKGSDQSLFDHCGRSEGASVQHCVGQPLGELDESTPDEQTTNVYGEKDTQPSATKSIDCPTREQKCTTDVRYQVTRAASHNAANSSDVLEAGTIHLDYQHPFNMRPDKGKTMTKDRRYKDGYQRQETRKGMKVKAHIFTLAPVSELEECLDRLRVSAPQGRRDLDSVSEERGSCADTQSSATEELPSAFQAYIKSMTRSRSESDIRPRPKSFIRPVMDHPHTRNLKKNDPVAKYFQYKQDWELFKAPGERSRKELHWAIREQLMYQPPPVSKSLTLHTYQRILLYLHCIHSFNFFVLLRNHFVLAAKASENIHPQQLCGTHS, encoded by the exons ATGAAGGAGAATGAAGAAGAAAGGGACACTTACTGTGTAGCGGTAGACAATACGACTGAGGGGATTGGAGGGAAGCCAGGAGCGGGCAGAAAATGCAGTAGTCAGCTTGAGTGTTTGATCGATCGCCTTAAGAATGAGGAGCCTGCAAGTGACGATCTGGAGAGTGAAAGGGAAATGGAATGTTTTGCTAGTGAGGCTTGCAAAAGTGTAATGACGAGCAAGTTAACTGGAAGAGAGgaacaagagagtgagagagaagggtcGGGATGTTTTGTGAATCAAGATGGTCTAAAATCTATGAAAAAAGGCAGAATGGACTATGGACCTATAGGAACCTCAGTAAAGCAAATAATGGACAGCAGACAGGAGTGGAGAGGGTCCTTTCTGAATAAAAACAACACTTTCTTTAGCGTTGATGGAAAGGAATGGACTGATGAGTCATATACCAAGCAAGGAGAAATGAAGATTGGCTGTACAGTTTCTAGACAGAAATGGGAACACAGTGCTGAGCAGCATGAAGGTGAAGAGAGGTTGGATGAAGATGTGTGTGGCGATAAGGTGTTTGAGGATAACCCTGGAAGTGTAGGCAGCCCTGCAGCAAGCATCTTAACATCTGGTTATGGGACGTGCAGGCTAGACTCTCTTAAAGATGACCTGGATTGTCTCGACTGCAGAGGTGACTGCACTCTGACTCTGCACTCTGACTCTGAAAGACCTAATGACATTTACTGGGAAGATGACAGTGGCCTGTCTTGGTATCAAGGCAGCCTTGCTTTGCAAGCATCTGGGCAACAGATTCCTTCATTGTCAGTCAAGGGAAGTGATCAGTCTCTTTTTGATCATTGTGGTCGCAGTGAAGGTGCATCTGTACAACACTGTGTTGGCCAACCCCTGGGTGAACTTGATGAGAGTACACCTGATGAACAGACTACCAACGTGTATGGTGAAAAGGACACACAACCTTCTGCTACAAAGAGCATTGATTGTCCTACAAGAGAACAGAAATGCACCACTGATGTTCGCTACCAAGTTACCAGGGCAGCCAGCCATAATGCAGCCAATAGCAGTGACGTCTTGGAAGCTGGAACAATACATTTGGATTATCAACACCCCTTTAACATGCGTCCTGATAAAGGAAAAACCATGACAAAAGACCGCAGGTATAAAGATGGATATCAAAGACAAGAGACAAGGAAGGGAATGAAAGTAAAGGCACATATTTTTACACTTG cgCCTGTAAGTGAGCTGGAAGAGTGTTTGGATCGGCTGCGAGTGTCTGCTCCTCAAGGGCGGCGTGATTTGGACTCTGTCAGCGAGGAAAGGGGCAGCTGTGCTGACACACAGAGCTCAGCAACAGAAGAACTGCCCAGTGCCTTTCAGGCCTACATCAAAAGCATG ACAAGATCACGCAGTGAGAGTGACATCCGACCGCGCCCCAAATCCT TTATTCGCCCAGTTATGGATCACCCACATACAAGAAACTTGAAAAAAAATGATCCTGTAGCAAA GTATTTCCAGTATAAGCAGGATTGGGAGTTGTTCAAGGCTcctggagagaggagcaggaaggAGCTGCACTGGGCCATCAGG GAACAACTGATGTACCAGCCTCCACCAGTAAGCAAGTCACTTACATTACATACCTATCAAAGAATTCTACTTTATCTGCACTGTATAcatagttttaatttttttgtactGTTGAGAAATCACTTTGTACTTGCAGCCAAAGCCTCAGAGAACATACATCCCCAACAATTATGTGGTACCCACAGCTAA
- the si:dkey-23f9.4 gene encoding hydrolethalus syndrome protein 1 homolog isoform X3, with product MQELEFSEEEVQQQLAALGYTNIPKQRLLEFKRDLDLLIYHEKSKSQTSAEWSSSKSQSSSVKSPPVITKERVQVHNTGSNYRYIYSHGDAAYQVLTSAFNEDGHVNQGHYDAYVKHSVAPRYIRPSTAPNRLVEEAPSDICCSLLNTSQAVSPDTGLYTNGKPAIRRKVLRKHRGQSHVCDESTNSEDSAPVSELEECLDRLRVSAPQGRRDLDSVSEERGSCADTQSSATEELPSAFQAYIKSMTRSRSESDIRPRPKSFIRPVMDHPHTRNLKKNDPVAKYFQYKQDWELFKAPGERSRKELHWAIREQLMYQPPPVSKSLTLHTYQRILLYLHCIHSFNFFVLLRNHFVLAAKASENIHPQQLCGTHS from the exons ATGCAAGAGCTTGAATTTTCAGAGGAGGAAGTCCAGCAGCAGTTAGCTGCTCTTGGGTACACGAACATACCGAAACAAAGACTGCTTGAGTTCAAACGAG ATCTTGACTTGCTAATTTATCATGAGAAGTCAAAGAGCCAGACTTCAGCTGAGTGGAGCTCTTCAAAATCCCAGAGCAGTTCAGTCAAGAGTCCGCCTGTGATCACTAAAGAGAGAG TTCAGGTACACAATACTGGTTCCAATTACAGATACATTTACTCTCATGGTGATGCAGCATACCAG GTTCTGACCTCAGCTTTTAATGAAGATGGTCATGTGAATCAGGGTCACTATGACGCTTACGTAAAGCATTCAGTGGCTCCCCGGTACATCAGACCTTCAACAGCTCCTAACCGACTTGTAGAGGAGGCACCCTCTGACATTTGTTGCTCATTACTGAATACCAGTCAGGCTGTTAGTCCTGACACAGGCCTTTACACAAATGGAAAACCAGCTATCAGGAGAAAAGTGCTTAG GAAGCACAGGGGACAGTCTCATGTTTGTGATGAATCTACAAACAGTGAAGACTCtg cgCCTGTAAGTGAGCTGGAAGAGTGTTTGGATCGGCTGCGAGTGTCTGCTCCTCAAGGGCGGCGTGATTTGGACTCTGTCAGCGAGGAAAGGGGCAGCTGTGCTGACACACAGAGCTCAGCAACAGAAGAACTGCCCAGTGCCTTTCAGGCCTACATCAAAAGCATG ACAAGATCACGCAGTGAGAGTGACATCCGACCGCGCCCCAAATCCT TTATTCGCCCAGTTATGGATCACCCACATACAAGAAACTTGAAAAAAAATGATCCTGTAGCAAA GTATTTCCAGTATAAGCAGGATTGGGAGTTGTTCAAGGCTcctggagagaggagcaggaaggAGCTGCACTGGGCCATCAGG GAACAACTGATGTACCAGCCTCCACCAGTAAGCAAGTCACTTACATTACATACCTATCAAAGAATTCTACTTTATCTGCACTGTATAcatagttttaatttttttgtactGTTGAGAAATCACTTTGTACTTGCAGCCAAAGCCTCAGAGAACATACATCCCCAACAATTATGTGGTACCCACAGCTAA
- the c26h6orf120 gene encoding UPF0669 protein C6orf120 homolog: MVPGLCVLLLLVLFSQVRGFYHASEEVSVPEEWVLLHVVQGHVGAGNYSYLRLNHDGRIVLYMHSLKGDADLYVSDKTLRPDFDTYKLQSATCGYDVVVVPGDFVRPVGIGIYGHPSHLESEFEMKVFYDQTALAEDLFHKEFYSSEDSPGQPKYPQQGPEEALEEEESIFWTILIGILKIILEILF; the protein is encoded by the coding sequence ATGGTGCCAGGCTTGTGTGTCCTGTTATTGCTGGTACTCTTCTCCCAGGTCAGAGGTTTCTACCATGCTTCTGAGGAGGTCTCCGTGCCTGAAGAATGGGTCCTGCTTCACGTCGTCCAGGGCCACGTTGGTGCCGGCAACTACAGTTACCTGCGTCTCAATCACGATGGCCGCATCGTCCTGTATATGCATAGCCTCAAGGGAGATGCTGACCTTTATGTGTCTGATAAGACACTGCGACCAGACTTTGACACGTATAAACTTCAGTCAGCCACCTGTGGCTATGATGTAGTGGTGGTTCCAGGGGACTTTGTCAGACCTGTGGGCATTGGAATCTATGGACACCCTTCTCACCTGGAGAGTGAATTTGAGATGAAGGTGTTTTATGATCAGACAGCTTTGGCAGAGGACCTATTTCACAAGGAATTTTATTCTTCCGAGGACAGTCCTGGGCAGCCCAAATACCCACAGCAGGGTCCGGAGGAAGcgttggaggaggaggagtccaTTTTCTGGACAATCCTTATTGGGATCCTTAAAATAATACTTgaaattttgttttga
- the si:dkey-23f9.4 gene encoding uncharacterized protein si:dkey-23f9.4 isoform X2, whose translation MKENEEERDTYCVAVDNTTEGIGGKPGAGRKCSSQLECLIDRLKNEEPASDDLESEREMECFASEACKSVMTSKLTGREEQESEREGSGCFVNQDGLKSMKKGRMDYGPIGTSVKQIMDSRQEWRGSFLNKNNTFFSVDGKEWTDESYTKQGEMKIGCTVSRQKWEHSAEQHEGEERLDEDVCGDKVFEDNPGSVGSPAASILTSGYGTCRLDSLKDDLDCLDCRGDCTLTLHSDSERPNDIYWEDDSGLSWYQGSLALQASGQQIPSLSVKGSDQSLFDHCGRSEGASVQHCVGQPLGELDESTPDEQTTNVYGEKDTQPSATKSIDCPTREQKCTTDVRYQVTRAASHNAANSSDVLEAGTIHLDYQHPFNMRPDKGKTMTKDRRYKDGYQRQETRKGMKVKAHIFTLAPVSELEECLDRLRVSAPQGRRDLDSVSEERGSCADTQSSATEELPSAFQAYIKSMTRSRSESDIRPRPKSFIRPVMDHPHTRNLKKNDPVAKYFQYKQDWELFKAPGERSRKELHWAIREQLMYQPPPPKPQRTYIPNNYVVPTAKKRSALRWEIRHDLANGIIPTKITYP comes from the exons ATGAAGGAGAATGAAGAAGAAAGGGACACTTACTGTGTAGCGGTAGACAATACGACTGAGGGGATTGGAGGGAAGCCAGGAGCGGGCAGAAAATGCAGTAGTCAGCTTGAGTGTTTGATCGATCGCCTTAAGAATGAGGAGCCTGCAAGTGACGATCTGGAGAGTGAAAGGGAAATGGAATGTTTTGCTAGTGAGGCTTGCAAAAGTGTAATGACGAGCAAGTTAACTGGAAGAGAGgaacaagagagtgagagagaagggtcGGGATGTTTTGTGAATCAAGATGGTCTAAAATCTATGAAAAAAGGCAGAATGGACTATGGACCTATAGGAACCTCAGTAAAGCAAATAATGGACAGCAGACAGGAGTGGAGAGGGTCCTTTCTGAATAAAAACAACACTTTCTTTAGCGTTGATGGAAAGGAATGGACTGATGAGTCATATACCAAGCAAGGAGAAATGAAGATTGGCTGTACAGTTTCTAGACAGAAATGGGAACACAGTGCTGAGCAGCATGAAGGTGAAGAGAGGTTGGATGAAGATGTGTGTGGCGATAAGGTGTTTGAGGATAACCCTGGAAGTGTAGGCAGCCCTGCAGCAAGCATCTTAACATCTGGTTATGGGACGTGCAGGCTAGACTCTCTTAAAGATGACCTGGATTGTCTCGACTGCAGAGGTGACTGCACTCTGACTCTGCACTCTGACTCTGAAAGACCTAATGACATTTACTGGGAAGATGACAGTGGCCTGTCTTGGTATCAAGGCAGCCTTGCTTTGCAAGCATCTGGGCAACAGATTCCTTCATTGTCAGTCAAGGGAAGTGATCAGTCTCTTTTTGATCATTGTGGTCGCAGTGAAGGTGCATCTGTACAACACTGTGTTGGCCAACCCCTGGGTGAACTTGATGAGAGTACACCTGATGAACAGACTACCAACGTGTATGGTGAAAAGGACACACAACCTTCTGCTACAAAGAGCATTGATTGTCCTACAAGAGAACAGAAATGCACCACTGATGTTCGCTACCAAGTTACCAGGGCAGCCAGCCATAATGCAGCCAATAGCAGTGACGTCTTGGAAGCTGGAACAATACATTTGGATTATCAACACCCCTTTAACATGCGTCCTGATAAAGGAAAAACCATGACAAAAGACCGCAGGTATAAAGATGGATATCAAAGACAAGAGACAAGGAAGGGAATGAAAGTAAAGGCACATATTTTTACACTTG cgCCTGTAAGTGAGCTGGAAGAGTGTTTGGATCGGCTGCGAGTGTCTGCTCCTCAAGGGCGGCGTGATTTGGACTCTGTCAGCGAGGAAAGGGGCAGCTGTGCTGACACACAGAGCTCAGCAACAGAAGAACTGCCCAGTGCCTTTCAGGCCTACATCAAAAGCATG ACAAGATCACGCAGTGAGAGTGACATCCGACCGCGCCCCAAATCCT TTATTCGCCCAGTTATGGATCACCCACATACAAGAAACTTGAAAAAAAATGATCCTGTAGCAAA GTATTTCCAGTATAAGCAGGATTGGGAGTTGTTCAAGGCTcctggagagaggagcaggaaggAGCTGCACTGGGCCATCAGG GAACAACTGATGTACCAGCCTCCACCA CCAAAGCCTCAGAGAACATACATCCCCAACAATTATGTGGTACCCACAGCTAAGAAACGTTCCGCCTTAAGATGGGAGATTCGACATGACTTGGCAAATGGTATCATTCCAACAAAGATCACCTACCCTTGA